From Oreochromis niloticus isolate F11D_XX linkage group LG15, O_niloticus_UMD_NMBU, whole genome shotgun sequence:
TAAGTGATCTTGCAGTAAAGTGAAACATCTGTCAAGCGTCAGTTTTATGATTACTTAATgattaatattttatattaacaAAAGTGTtgattttggttttggtttttttttcaggctGGGTGAATGGCACTATCCAGGTACTACTCCATTTAAGATCGTTTAACTCaggaaagatttttttctttcatttttttacatagtgccaaatcacaataacaaaaTGCCTCAAgaggctttatattgtaaggtaaagaccctacaataacacaaaaaaaccccagctgcagccatctgctgcgaccagttggtgATGAGTGGATGGAGATCACTTTTCTCTTTATGTAGTTCTTATTTAGGTTTTTCATTTATCAAATCTGACACTTCTAAATTAAGTGtacaaaaaaattattaatcAAAAAACAATCGATGATTCGTAACAAAAGGATGAATGTTTCAGTAACCTTGTGAAATATCCTTCACGGCTGTGGTTGTTACTGAGGTTGTGCTGCTTTCAGTTTTTCTGGCTGgattcattgttttgtttgtcccaactaaataaatgagaaatcacagtcaaaacatttttgttttttcatttgttgtgaaaaaaagaaaaagaaatctgcaTCCAAACTTCGTATCCAGCCATTCATGTTCAACAGCTGCTGGTAATCTCACCAGCTTCCTCACCAGAGGGCTGATGGATGATGGTAAAGAGTACTTTGCTTGTGTTAGTATGAGTTCCTTGACACTTCATTATATTATCCCTTGATACGTTTGAATTGTGAGAATTTGGAAAAGACACAGTGGTGAAGCAGTCAGTCTGTGATCTTTCTGTTTGCTTGTCTACATTGTAACCAATTAACAGCCATTTCACTGTGTGGCGACAGTCCTCAAAGGTCAGCAGAGAGCAGTTTAACATCACTTCATCAGTGTCCTTATCTTCAGTCACTGTGACACAAATACATATACATGTGAGACAAAGATAGCACAGTTTAGACAAATTAATCACTATTATGATAATAACTGTTATACTGCAAGGTTATTCTAAAAATGCAGTTTCAGCTCCAAATACAGTGGTATGCAAAATTTTTGGCACCCCTGACAATTTTCAtgatttttctttataaatcattggttgtttggatcagcaatttcatttaaatatatcgtatagcagacaaacacaatgatatttgagaagtgaaataaagtttataggatttacagaaagtgtgcaattgttaattaaactaaattaaggaggtgcataaatttgggcaccccAACAGAAAAATTACATCAATATTTAGTGGATCCTCCTTTTGCAGAAACAACAGGCTCTAAACCCTCCCCATGACttccaatgagagtctggattCTGGTTGAAGGTGTTTTGGACCATTCGTCTTTACGAAACATCTCCAGCTCAGTCAGGTTTGATGGTTTCTGAGCATGGACAGCCCACTTTAAGTCACACCAtagattttcaataatattcaggtcCTGGGACTGAGATGGCCATTCCAGAACATTGTACCTGTTCCTTTGCATGAATGCCTTAGTagattttgagcagtgtttagggttgttgttttgttgaaaTATCCAGCCCCAGCGCAACTTCAACTTTGTGACTGATTCTTGAACATTGTTCTCAAGGATCTACTGATATTGACTGGAAACAATGCAACCCTAAACTTCAACAAGATTCCCAGTAcctgcactggccacacagccccacagcatgatggaactGCCACCAATTTTTACGGTGGGTAGCAAGTGTTTCTCTTGGAATGCTGTGTTCTGTTTCCGCCATGCATACTGCCTCTTGTTATGTCCAAATAACTCAAtttagtttcatcagtccacagcaccttattccaaaattaagctggcttgtccaaatgtgctttagcatacCTCAAGTGACTCTGTTTGTGGCATGTGTGCAGAAAAGGCTTCTTCTGCATTACTCTCCCATACAGCATCCACTTCTGCAAAGTGCACTGGATAGTTGAACGATGCACAGTGACACCATCTGCAGCAAGATGATGTTATAGGTCTTTGAAgctggtctgtgggttgactATGACTGGTCTCACCATCCTTCACCCCTGCTTATTTAAGATTTTTTCTTGACCTGTCACTTCTGGCCTTAACTAGAACTGTgcctgtggtcttccatttccttacatctttgtttttcaggtcatttgagagttgttttgaggCTCCCATGTTGCCACAATTCTGAGAAAATTGAGTTGGCCACCTTAAATACCCTTTCTCATGAttggattcacctgtgtatgtaggtcaAGGGTCAATGAGCTTACCAAACAACTTTTGTGTTCCAATAATTAGTGCTAAAGTTATTCAAATTAATAAAATGACAAGGGTGtccacaatctccgagagcccttctcctaatatcaggggactttaatcatgtctcactggactccacactgcccaccttcacccagtatgtggcatgtccaaccagagacaataaaacactggactcatcacctctccctcccctgggcagttctgatcacaacctggtgcaccttgtcacTGTTGTCACTGTGTACGAGTCCTTAGTgtgcaggctgcggcacccacgatgTAGGAcagagagatttcgcaggtctttcctcccaaAGACTTTGCAActgaccaaacacacacatccacacatgtgcaatagcagtaacactaagtgcaatactctttttcTGACAACGTTATGTCTTACTCAGtatgtatatagtatttgtattctattttattctattatgtacagttgtgtacagtatcttattctTACTCTTATcctattccagtgtttttctaatttttactacgtaactttgcactgtccactttctgctgtaacaaaacaaatttcccatgaGTGGGACTAATAAAGCTTATCTGATCTGATCTGATCTGTATGCACCTGCCTAATTTTGTTTAAGTAACTTTTGCACACTTTCTTTAAATCCTATAATCATCAtgtcacttctcaaatatcattgtgttcatctgctgtatgatatatttaaatgaaattgctgatccaaacaaccaatgatttataaagaaaaataatgaacATTATCAGGGGTGCCCAAACTTGTGTATGATAAATATGATATGGTAAATACTCACATGTGATGACAGCCAGATCAACCAAAAACTCAGAAACTAGATGTTTACCTTCTCCCAGTTTGTACTGCTGACAGTAATAAAAACCAACATCCTCATCCGTGAGCTTCTTTATAACCAGAGAACAGTTCGCTGTAACactcagtctgtctgatttaGTTTGGGCTTTTTTACCAATCTCTCCAAAGGTGATCACTTCtattgctgttgtgttttttgaaGCAAAGGTCCACGTAGTACCATCACAGTTCTTCTGGTCATCTATTACATTTAGACAaggcagagtgacgtcatctccagCTTTAATAAAAATTGAGGTTTCAGTTGCAGATACTGTTGAAAAGATGGAagagaaacataaaaataaataaaaatagaatacagcATTTTTTA
This genomic window contains:
- the LOC102075743 gene encoding uncharacterized protein LOC102075743 isoform X1 gives rise to the protein MNKKEMRQRSTMDEFIWIKMFLCLMLMIQIAVSATETSIFIKAGDDVTLPCLNVIDDQKNCDGTTWTFASKNTTAIEVITFGEIGKKAQTKSDRLSVTANCSLVIKKLTDEDVGFYYCQQYKLGEGKHLVSEFLVDLAVITLTEDKDTDEVMLNCSLLTFEDCRHTVKWLLIGYNVDKQTERSQTDCFTTVSFPNSHNSNVSRDNIMKCQGTHTNTSKVLFTIIHQPSGEEAVGTNKTMNPARKTESSTTSVTTTAVKDISQDFSVSLRFIIVSVGLAALLITAVTVNIRTRTKGNKTRRIKQGEQNRGRG
- the LOC102075743 gene encoding uncharacterized protein LOC102075743 isoform X2, giving the protein MNKKEMRQRSTMDEFIWIKMFLCLMLMIQIAVSATETSIFIKAGDDVTLPCLNVIDDQKNCDGTTWTFASKNTTAIEVITFGEIVGTNKTMNPARKTESSTTSVTTTAVKDISQDFSVSLRFIIVSVGLAALLITAVTVNIRTRTKGNKTRRIKQGEQNRGRG